One Oncorhynchus kisutch isolate 150728-3 linkage group LG13, Okis_V2, whole genome shotgun sequence DNA window includes the following coding sequences:
- the LOC109901532 gene encoding kelch-like protein 26 has protein sequence MAESDGGDFASNRPQNSMANQNSTLRCTFSAPSHSATLLQGLSVLRAQGQLLDVVLAINEERFQVHKAVLASCSDYFRAMFTGGMRESNKDTIELKGLSARGLKHIIDFAYSADVTLDLDCIQDVLGAAVFLQMVPVVELCEEFLKSAMSVETCLNIGQMATTFNLSSLKESVDTFTFRHFLQIAEEEDFLHIPMERLVFFLQSNKLKNCSEIDLFHAAIRWLQHDEARRAGADKVLCHVRFPLMRSSELVDSVQTVDIMVEDVLCRQYLLEAFNFQILPFRQHEMQSPRTVIRSEVVSLITFGGTPYTDNDRTVSSKVFYLPDIAARQFKELTEAETGSSHACVSVLDNFVYVVGGQHLQYRSGEGAVNVCFRYDPHLSQWLRIQPMQEVRIQFQLNVLQGQLYATGGRNRSGSLSSVECYCPRKNEWTYVEPLKRRIWGHAGTPCGDKLYISGGYGVSVDDKKALHCYDPTSDQWDFKSPMNEPRVLHAMISAKDRVYCLGGRMDHVDRCFDVLVVEYYIPENDQWTTVSPMRAGQSEAGCCLLDKKIYIVGGYNWHLNNVTSIVQVYNTEADEWERDLHFPESFAGIACTPIILPQTTTQR, from the exons ATGGCGGAGTCGGATGGTGGGGATTTCGCCTCGAATCGTCCGCAGAACAG TATGGCTAACCAGAATAGCACCCTGCGTTGCACGTTCTCAGCCCCAAGCCATAGCGCCACTCTCCTGCAGGGCTTGTCGGTCCTGCGAGCCCAGGGGCAGCTCCTGGATGTGGTGCTGGCCATCAATGAGGAGCGCTTCCAGGTTCACAAGGCAGTGCTGGCCTCCTGCAGTGACTACTTCAG AGCCATGTTCACCGGAGGCATGAGGGAGTCAAACAAGGATACCATTGAGCTGAAAGGCTTGTCCGCCCGCGGCCTGAAACATATAATTGACTTTGCTTACAGCGCAGACGTCACACTTGACCTGGACTGCATTCAGGATGTACTGGGAGCAGCTGTCTTTCTCCAGATGGTCCCAGTCGTGGAGCTCTGCGAGGAGTTCCTCAAGTCAGCCATGAGCGTAGAGACCTGCCTGAACATTGGCCAGATGGCCACCACCTTCAACCTGTCCTCCCTCAAGGAGTCTGTGGACACCTTTACCTTCCGCCACTTCCTGCAGATCGCTGAGGAGGAGGACTTCCTGCACATTCCCATGGAGCGCCTGGTCTTCTTCCTGCAGAGCAACAAGCTGAAGAACTGCAGCGAGATCGACCTGTTCCACGCTGCCATCCGCTGGCTGCAGCACGACGAGGCCCGCCGGGCCGGAGCCGACAAAGTGCTCTGCCACGTACGATTCCCCCTCATGCGCTCCTCGGAGCTGGTGGACAGCGTGCAGACGGTGGACATCATGGTAGAGGACGTGCTGTGCAGGCAGTACCTCCTGGAGGCCTTCAACTTCCAGATCCTCCCCTTTCGTCAGCACGAGATGCAGTCCCCTCGGACTGTGATCCGCTCCGAAGTAGTTTCGCTCATTACCTTTGGTGGGACACCCTACACTGACAATGATCGCACTGTGAGCAGTAAGGTGTTCTATCTTCCAGACATTGCCGCGCGTCAGTTCAAGGAACTAACGGAGGCGGAGACAGGTTCCAGCCACGCCTGTGTATCGGTGCTGGACAACTTTGTTTACGTAGTAGGCGGGCAGCACCTGCAGTACCGCAGCGGCGAAGGGGCGGTAAACGTCTGCTTCCGTTATGACCCGCACCTGAGCCAATGGCTGCGCATCCAGCCGATGCAGGAGGTGCGCATTCAGTTCCAGCTCAACGTTCTTCAAGGACAACTCTATGCCACTGGGGGGCGCAACCGATCTGGAAGTCTGTCGTCCGTAGAGTGCTACTGTCCCAGGAAAAATGAGTGGACCTACGTGGAACCACTGAAACGCAGAATCTGGGGCCATGCAGGAACTCCCTGTGGTGACAAGCTCTACATCTCAGGGGGTTACGGTGTCTCGGTGGACGATAAGAAAGCCCTGCACTGTTATGATCCCACATCTGACCAATGGGACTTCAAATCGCCCATGAACGAGCCCAGAGTGCTTCATGCTATGATCAGCGCCAAAGACCGTGTTTACTGCCTGGGCGGTCGCATGGACCACGTGGACCGCTGCTTTGACGTCCTGGTGGTTGAGTATTATATTCCAGAGAATGACCAGTGGACCACTGTTAGCCCCATGCGGGCAGGGCAATCTGAGGCAGGCTGCTGCTTGTTGGACAAAAAGATCTATATCGTTGGAGGGTACAATTGGCATCTAAACAATGTCACAAGCATCGTGCAAGTGTACAACACAGAGGCTGATGAGTGGGAGAGGGACTTGCACTTTCCTGAGTCTTTTGCAGGAATTGCGTGTACGCCGATCATACTTCCACAAACCACCACGCAACGGTAA